Proteins encoded by one window of Ovis canadensis isolate MfBH-ARS-UI-01 breed Bighorn chromosome 14, ARS-UI_OviCan_v2, whole genome shotgun sequence:
- the CACNG7 gene encoding voltage-dependent calcium channel gamma-7 subunit yields the protein MSHCSSRALTLLSSVFGACGLLLVGIAVSTDYWLYMEEGTVLPQNQTTEVKMALHAGLWRVCFFAGREKGRCVASEYFLEPEINLVTENTENILKTVRTATPFPMVSLFLVFTAFVISNIGHIRPQRTILAFVSGIFFILSGLSLVVGLVLYISSINDEVMNRPSSSEQYFHYRYGWSFAFAASSFLLKEGAGVMSVYLFTKRYAEEEMYRPHPAFYRPRLSDCSDYSGQFLQPEAWRRGRSPSDISSDVSIQMTQNYPPAIKYPDHLHISTSPC from the exons ATGAGTCACTGCAGCAGCCGCGCCCTGACCCTGCTGAGCAGCGTGTTTGGTGCGTGCGGCCTGCTCCTCGTGGGCATTGCCGTCAGCACAGACTACTGGCTGTACATGGAGGAGGGAACCGTGCTGCCGCAGAACCAGACCACCGAGGTCAAGATGGCGCTGCACGCTGGCCTGTGGCGCGTCTGCTTCTTTGCAG GCCGGGAAAAGGGTCGCTGCGTGGCCTCAGAATATTTCcttgaaccagagatcaacttggtGACGGAAAACACAGAGAATATTCTGA AGACAGTGCGCACAGCCACCCCCTTCCCCATGGTCAGCCTCTTCCTCGTGTTCACCGCCTTCGTCATCAGCAACATTGGCCACATCCGCCCGCAGAGGACCATTCTGGCCTTCGTGTCCGGCATCTTCTTCATCCTCTCGG GCCTCTCCTTGGTGGTGGGCTTGGTTCTTTACATTTCCAGCATCAACGACGAGGTCATGAACAGGCCCAGCAGCTCGGAGCAGTATTTCCACTATCGCTACGGGTGGTCTTTTGCCTTCGCAGCATCCTCCTTCCTACTCAAAGAG GGAGCCGGCGTGATGTCCGTGTACCTATTCACCAAGCGCTACGCGGAGGAGGAGATGTACCGCCCGCACCCCGCCTTCTACCGCCCGCGTCTCAGCGACTGCTCCGATTACTCGGGCCAGTTTCTGCAGCCCGAGGCGTGGCGTCGCGGCCGCAGCCCCTCCGACATCTCCAGCGACGTGTCCATACAGATGACACAGAACTACCCTCCCGCCATTAAGTACCCCGACCACCTCCACATCTCCACCTCGCCCTGCTGA